The Pempheris klunzingeri isolate RE-2024b chromosome 15, fPemKlu1.hap1, whole genome shotgun sequence genome contains the following window.
TTTGAGTGAAATGGCTGAATAACACCAGAAAAAGTATACGTCAACATAATCAAATTGAGAAACAAATAATtccttagacttagacttcttttattgatttacatgttacagcagcaacaatagacaagaaagagtgaataaaagcaacattggaaaataaagcaatagcaaaataaatgtgtgttgtgatgataaataaatatttacactatggaatatttacactatgtatcataaaataaaatgtaaaatgtacaagtatggacaggaatatcaaGGTGAGCAAATGAAGGActtgacactgacacacaaaaccacaacacGCAGCTTTACGTTTTACAGAAATGTAACATCAGAGACATTCTGGTGCAGAACAGAGTCGACCTGTTACGTGTGAAGGACACATCTGGTATGAGCTGATGCATCCATGTGTAAAATGCATATACATATCGATCTCTCTTTCTTCGTGTCTGTTTTAGAGAACAATAATCATCAACGACAGAAGAGTTCACTGTTTGCAGTTTGCAGGTGCTGCTAATATGTTGGCATATATGTAATAATTGGTGTAAAACAATAGCATTAAGGGTTGTGAGCCAGCTAACATGGTGGAGAGTTCAAGGTTTGTTCAAAATTAACAGGAAAAAGAAGCAGGGTTCTCTGTCAAAGTGTAAAGTTCACTCCTTTGCCACCAGGGGCAGCATTCTCTATGTTTTGTGAGCAGAGCACAGGTCtctggagcagagcagagaaaaacatgtcCTGAAACAGGGATTTGATTGTTAAGTCTGATATAAAACCTTGTAAAATAAAAGTGCAAACCTGAAACAGGGATTCTGCTTGACTGATTGATACACTTACACACGTGTACAGGCCAAAGCTTTGTCACATTTGAAgtattttagtttcatttgaCTTTGTtagaaaaggtaaaaaacaaaaatgcccATACAGAATTCACTCTTCTACGTCACTGCAAATGCAATGCAGTGAGAAGACTTATTCCTGGAGTATTTCTACATTCACACCTTAGTGAATCAACCTGTGGTCACTTCACCTCAGAGCGTGTTGCTTTCTGTGACACGCTTCACATGTCATCTGCTAAGTCACATGCCGCCTGCTCTGAAACCGAGGCCCAGTGTGAACGAGCAATCTAAATTCATCTAGAAACGGAAGTGTTATGGTCACCTGTCTGGAAGGTCGAGGGATGTGCATGCTGTTTGAGCTGGTTTAATTTGCTCCTTTACACCCTTTTAGACAAGTTGTACGCATATCGAACAGACTTCATGGCTTAGAAGGTTCATATCAGGATGTAGAATATGAAACCCTCTGCATGTAGTAAGAAAGGCTGCTGGATGCAGAGTTATAGTTCACCCCTTCAGTAGTGATATTCTTATGAGTTGTTCCATGGCTCTATAAAAGTGCAGGGGTAGAGCGCACACAAGGATTTTTTTAACAAAGCACACTCATAAAATAAGGACTATAAGATCCTGTGTAATTTTTTATGAGGCCGTTGTGCAACCACTGTGTGAAATGCTCCTGTAGGAGTACTCTGGTAATGTTGGCTGGTATACAGCAACACTGCAGCATATACAAACAccaagagaggaagagagaggggggagagagttGATGCCTTCAAGTGCCTTCTAATAAAGTCTGACCTTTATGGTTAAAGGGAATAACTTGATGTGTGCTATACAGTAgggctgctgtgttttaaaattgATGCAGCCGAGGCCCCTCTGAGCTGTAGCGCAAGGAAAGTGTGTTAATGacgtttatttaaaaaatacatggaAAATTCTCAGTGAAACATATCATTCACAAAGACTGCACATATTTGGTAATAACAAATAAGGACAAAATGAACTGACTTGATAAGGGTCTTGAGGTGAGCTCTGAGTTCCCTGAAATTAAGAGTGTTTGAACACCTTCATCATATCAGTAAGTCTGGGGGCAGATAGCATGTCAGCACGAAGAGTGGGAGGAATGGGGAGGTAACAGGGGCCCCAGAGGTTAGGGCTGCAACAAGCACTTTCTATATCATCAATACGCTTGTTGATTATGTCTTTGATTCATCCATTTATCGTTTAGTCTATACAGCGTCACATAATAGTGAGATTATTGTCAGTTTATGACAATTTCACAATTTCCCAGAACACGGGGTGATGTCTTTAATTTCCTTATTTTGTCCAGGCTACGAATTAGAACTGGGAAAAGATGCAAATACTCACTTTTGCAGAAGCTGGAATTACAGaatatttggaatatttttgcCTGAAAATTGAATCTAATAACTAGGCTATTAATCAAATTGCTGACTTCACAACTAATCAACTTTTATATTTCAACACTACcagcagttctttttttttaaattttgttccACAACATGCAATTTATgccatttatttaattatagaTATGGTGGTGGTGGCGAAACAACTGACACCCACCGTCTCAGATAATATGCATCTTCATTTTTAACTGCGGTTGCATGTGCAATCAGGAAGCTGAGTTTTCCGACGGTGTCCTGAAGGCAGCACCGGGGGGTAGGATTCTCAGACGCCTCTTACGTCACCATCCCTGCGCACTCTACCTACCCACGATGCAGCGCGGTCGCATACAACATAGCCATCTTGTCAAGAGTGACTGAGTGAGGGAGGTAACTGTGGGCGCTATTCGGGTCCTCGTTTGCTTTAAAACGTGAAAATTAAGAGCGTGTTTTCTGCCTCGACCGCCAACGGAGCGTCGCCACCGAATGACTTTAAGCTGCCGAAGTGAGCGGGCGTAACGGACTGCTTTCGGGAAGATGTTTCACATACTTGTTCCGACGTAGGGGGAGTGTACAGCAGCCAGTTGGCTTGACTTGCTAGCTAGCTTCGGCGAGTGGAGGGCTGTGGGCCCTCCTCAGCCTAAAGTAGCTCCTGCAGCTGGGCAACACACTCTGCGACAACGGCCGTTTGACAACTGCACAACCGGGACATTAGCAGGCCGGTCCGGACTGACCGGGAGCCGTGGATCGGTGCTGGTGTCGGCGTCTAAAGCCGCATTGCTGGACGAGACGAGACCAAGTGTGGCGTTGCGTTATGAGCTCATGAAACGCAACAGGAGAccgagagaggaagagggatggCGTAGATTCATCTTGATTACAGTTAGCTAGGCTAAGAGAAATAGACCCAAGTCTGCTGTTTTAATATGATCTAAGCTGCGACCAGATCGTCCCTTTCTGACCGGAGGATAAACATAGCCATACGGGACTTGGAAGCAGACTGTCAATATGTCGAAAATGCCGGCCAAGAAGAAGAGCTGTTTTCAGATCACCAGTGTGACTCAGGCCCAGGTTGCGGCTATAGGTGCCACCGACGACACGGAGAGTCTGGACGACCCAGACGAGTCGCGGACTGAAGATGTGTCGTCGGAAATATACGACATGTCACGGGCCGAGTACGAGCCTGCCTGTGACAGAAGTTCATCTGAAGAAGCCCTGAATAATGTTGGAGAGCCAGAGGCAGCCGGTGTTATGGCTCCATCACTCATACCTCAAGCCGGTCAGTTGTCTGCGCTGTCAAACAACCCCATTGGGGACTTTCGTAAAGTGGGAGTGTCAGGATCAGCTCCGGGTGGTCAGCAGCCCTCTGGGGTTGGCCTTACAAGTGGGTTGCCCCTTACCATCCAGCCTGgggcagtgcagcagcagcagcagcagcagcctggttCTGTGGCCAGTGCTGGGCCGGCCAGTGTGTCAGTAAACGCATCCCAGCCCGCTGCAGTGACCACTTCAGCTCCTCATCCTGCCTCCTCAGCGGTGAGTTGCACTTCACGCTTCAGGGTCATCAAACTCGATCATGGTACTGGAGAACCCTTTCGGAGAGGCAGGTGGACGTGTACAGAGTTTTATGAGAAAGACTCTGAGGGCTCTGTTGTTGGCAGGACTGTAGATAGCATTAGGCATGCCAGCGCCACACTGGACCCTGCTGCGGACAGAGACAGTGGGCTCGGGCACACCGGAGGATCGGCAGTTGCCCCGGCAACACACTCAGGTCAGGGTGTGGGCTCCGTGGCGGATGCTTCCCTCTCGTCATCCCGCATGCATTCAGTGGAGACActaccacagcagcagcagcagcaaatccACCATCAGAACTACAGTGCCCGGCAACAGGGTGTCAGTGGGTCGGCCACACAGAGTGCTTTCTCCGGCAGCAAGCCTACAGCCGCCCCGGCTCAGCCCGCGGTGGGAGGTCTCCAGCCTTCTGCTCCCCAGAGCGTGCTGCCTGTCGGACAAAATGGCCTGCCTCAGTCTGGGGTCCACTTACAGAAGTCCCCCATCATGCCACCTACGGCCCAGCCCATCGCCTACCCTCCGCAgcatcagcaacagcagctccCTATGGGCCACCACCTGACCGGCCAGCCTGCTGGACTGTTGCAGAACCAGGCAGAGTactatcagcagcagcagcagcagcagcagcagcagctcgggCTTTCCACCGGCCAGTCCCTCCCAGTGTCCGGCCTCTCTGCTTCAGTCCTGCCTGCAGCCCCTGGAGGGACGTCTGTGCCAAGTCAGGTtggagatggagcaggagggggaTCTGTACCTACTGGACAGCCAGCTCCGGGCCTCTTGCCGCAGCAGACTGGAGGGATGGGAGGTGTCGTAGGCTCCATGCTGGTTGGTGGACCTGCTTTGCAGCAGACTGTGAGTCATTATGCAGCTGGTGGACAGCCTCAACCCCACGGCCTCCACTCTACATCCTCCGTTGTACAAAATGTGCCTGCCATCACAGTGAGCTCCAGTGTGCCCACCACTGTGCCCACTGCTGTGCCCAGTGCCTCCAGTGCAGCCATGCCAAAT
Protein-coding sequences here:
- the LOC139214599 gene encoding TSC22 domain family protein 2-like isoform X1, which produces MSKMPAKKKSCFQITSVTQAQVAAIGATDDTESLDDPDESRTEDVSSEIYDMSRAEYEPACDRSSSEEALNNVGEPEAAGVMAPSLIPQAGQLSALSNNPIGDFRKVGVSGSAPGGQQPSGVGLTSGLPLTIQPGAVQQQQQQQPGSVASAGPASVSVNASQPAAVTTSAPHPASSAVSCTSRFRVIKLDHGTGEPFRRGRWTCTEFYEKDSEGSVVGRTVDSIRHASATLDPAADRDSGLGHTGGSAVAPATHSGQGVGSVADASLSSSRMHSVETLPQQQQQQIHHQNYSARQQGVSGSATQSAFSGSKPTAAPAQPAVGGLQPSAPQSVLPVGQNGLPQSGVHLQKSPIMPPTAQPIAYPPQHQQQQLPMGHHLTGQPAGLLQNQAEYYQQQQQQQQQQLGLSTGQSLPVSGLSASVLPAAPGGTSVPSQVGDGAGGGSVPTGQPAPGLLPQQTGGMGGVVGSMLVGGPALQQTVSHYAAGGQPQPHGLHSTSSVVQNVPAITVSSSVPTTVPTAVPSASSAAMPNVTTSSLPPGQIPQSKPLVALGMQGLPATGFGHVEGGGGAGGGKSDGLVNAQSPVVSGKEPMKPFMPESLQLSTPTVNSLFGIHIPVDGDVDRNPSKAFYQAFQSGSRLRDSKAHSDRASGTNVAAIDNKIEQAMDLVKSHLMYAVREEVEVLKEQIKELYERNSVLERENAVLKSLANSEQLSQLPSQSAASSGSTPPQQGLSQPQQQAQPPLQVQPQPQPQPQPQSHPQLQHQPKPQQLQTQPQLDPGQQQLQPNVTSA
- the LOC139214599 gene encoding TSC22 domain family protein 2-like isoform X2; translation: MSKMPAKKKSCFQITSVTQAQVAAIGATDDTESLDDPDESRTEDVSSEIYDMSRAEYEPACDRSSSEEALNNVGEPEAAGVMAPSLIPQAGQLSALSNNPIGDFRKVGVSGSAPGGQQPSGVGLTSGLPLTIQPGAVQQQQQQQPGSVASAGPASVSVNASQPAAVTTSAPHPASSAVSCTSRFRVIKLDHGTGEPFRRGRWTCTEFYEKDSEGSVVGRTVDSIRHASATLDPAADRDSGLGHTGGSAVAPATHSGQGVGSVADASLSSSRMHSVETLPQQQQQQIHHQNYSARQQGVSGSATQSAFSGSKPTAAPAQPAVGGLQPSAPQSVLPVGQNGLPQSGVHLQKSPIMPPTAQPIAYPPQHQQQQLPMGHHLTGQPAGLLQNQAEYYQQQQQQQQQQLGLSTGQSLPVSGLSASVLPAAPGGTSVPSQVGDGAGGGSVPTGQPAPGLLPQQTGGMGGVVGSMLVGGPALQQTVSHYAAGGQPQPHGLHSTSSVVQNVPAITVSSSVPTTVPTAVPSASSAAMPNVTTSSLPPGQIPQSKPLVALGMQGLPATGFGHVEGGGGAGGGKSDGLVNAQSPVVSGKEPMKPFMPESLQLSTPTVNSLFGIHIPVDGDVDRASGTNVAAIDNKIEQAMDLVKSHLMYAVREEVEVLKEQIKELYERNSVLERENAVLKSLANSEQLSQLPSQSAASSGSTPPQQGLSQPQQQAQPPLQVQPQPQPQPQPQSHPQLQHQPKPQQLQTQPQLDPGQQQLQPNVTSA